A genomic region of Candidatus Eisenbacteria bacterium contains the following coding sequences:
- a CDS encoding DUF4386 domain-containing protein, with translation RFPARTHGDFPIPEAHVTRRTNARVAGFTFLFYIAAGITGMVLFGRATSGEGIAAKLATIAQHATDVRLSVLLTLLEAFSALVLAVTLYAITRDQDPDLAMLGLTCRVAEGITGVFVARTLGLLWLATSAGASLPDTERAHALSAFLLRMGAWNPAAIFFAVGSTLFSWLLLRGRMIPVALARLGVLASVLAVVILPLDLVGMLGGPVVWLMWLPLLVFEVTLALWLLIKGVAMPARASS, from the coding sequence TAGGTTCCCTGCTCGGACTCATGGTGACTTCCCCATCCCGGAGGCGCACGTGACTCGCAGGACGAACGCAAGAGTCGCCGGCTTCACATTTCTCTTTTACATCGCGGCCGGCATCACCGGTATGGTCCTGTTCGGCCGGGCGACCAGCGGAGAGGGGATCGCCGCCAAGCTCGCGACCATCGCCCAGCACGCGACGGACGTGCGCCTCTCCGTATTGCTCACGCTGCTCGAAGCCTTCTCGGCCCTTGTGCTGGCTGTGACGCTCTACGCGATCACGCGCGATCAGGATCCCGATCTCGCGATGCTGGGCCTGACCTGTCGCGTCGCCGAAGGCATCACGGGCGTCTTCGTAGCGCGGACGCTGGGGCTCCTCTGGCTCGCGACGTCCGCCGGAGCAAGCCTACCAGACACCGAGCGAGCGCACGCCCTCAGCGCATTCCTTCTCAGGATGGGGGCGTGGAACCCCGCCGCAATCTTCTTCGCGGTGGGCAGCACCCTCTTCTCCTGGCTCCTCCTCCGCGGCAGGATGATCCCGGTCGCACTGGCGCGGCTCGGCGTGCTTGCATCGGTCCTGGCCGTCGTGATCCTTCCGCTGGACCTCGTCGGAATGCTCGGCGGCCCCGTCGTCTGGTTGATGTGGCTACCCTTGTTGGTATTCGAGGTGACGCTTGCGCTGTGGCTGCTCATCAAGGGCGTGGCGATGCCGGCGCGCGCGTCCTCGTGA